AACGGCACGATCGATGCCGAGGAAGCCGTGCGCACCGCCGCCGACATCCTCAGCGATCAGCTGTCGGTCTTCGGTGACTTCACCCACCGCGACCGCGGTGCAGCCAAGCCGGCCAACAACGGCGTGGATCCGGTGCTGCTGCGCCCGATCGACGACCTGGAACTGACCGTGCGTTCGGCCAACTGCCTCAAGGCCGAGAGCATCTACTACATCGGCGATCTGATCCAGAAGACCGAAGTGGAACTGCTCAAGACCCCGAACCTCGGCAAGAAGTCGCTGACCGAGATCAAGGAAGTCCTCGCCCAGCGCGGCCTTTCGCTCGGCATGAAGCTGGAGAACTGGCCGCCGGCCGGTGTCGCCCAGCACGGCATGCTCGGCTGATCCAGCGCAGTAAATGCTTTACCCCGCACCTTCGGGTGCGGGGGCTTTACCCGCAGTACCTCGCATCGACAGGCGCCAGCCTGCGGTGACGGTCGGCCAGGAGGGCCGGCACCGGACCATCCGCAGTCCAAGCAACAACGCCGGGAAGGCGACAGCGATACCCAACCGATCCAACATTCTTTCAAGGAACATCCGTCATGCGTCACATGAAATCCGGCCGTAAGTTCAGCCGTACCAGCGCCCACCGCGAAGCAATGTTCAAGAACATGGCCGCGTCGCTGTTCAAGCACGAGCTGATCAAGACCACCCTGCCGAAGGCCAAGGAACTGCGCCGCGTCGCCGAGCCGCTGATCACCCTGGCCAAGGTCGACTCCGTTGCCAACCGCCGTCTGGCTTTCGCCCGCCTGCGTGACAACGAAGCCGTGGGCAACCTGTTCACCACCCTGGGCCCGCGTTACGCGAACCGTCCGGGCGGCTACCTGCGTCTGCTGAAGTGCGGCTTCCGCGCTGGCGACAACGCGCCGATGGCCTACGTCGAACTGGTCGACCGTCCGGCCGCCGTGGCTGAAGCCGTCGAAGAATAATCGACTCGCTTTACCAAAGATTCTTCAAAGAACCCGGCCTTGTGCCGGGTTTTTTGTTGGCTGTAGATCAAGAGCAACTTCAACGTCAAGGGCGCTGGTTGCTCGCTGGTCACTGCGGGGCCCCGGCCGGTGTGGGTTTGCGGGGGGCGCCGTGAACCCCCCTCCGGGGTCCGGCCCAGCCGCCAGCGGCTGTGCGTTCAGTCGCACGCGAGGCAGTGCCTCGCAAGCAGTGCGCCTTCACCCATGGGGGCTCTTACCAAACATCCATGTCTGGTAAAGCCCCCGCAAACCCACCCCGGCCGGGACCCCCGACACGTGGTCGGTGGCCAAAGGGCCCATCGGCCGGGCGTGGGAGGCCGCGATCTGGGACCGGCCGGGCCAAGCCCGGCACATCTTCGCCAACCGTAGAGCCGGGCCTTGCCCGGCTGCTGTTGGCCTTCCCATGCGCACCGACCCACCGTCGGGGTCGCGACGGGGGCGGGTTTGCGGGGGCTTTGCGAAACATGGATGTTTCGCAAGAGCCTACACGGACGTATTCACGGCGCCCCCCGCAAACCCGCACCCGGCGCGGCCGGGCAGTGGACCTCTCAGCCGTGCAGCTGTTGGCGCAAACCCTGAAACACACCATATGGCCAACTAAGCCGATGTACGGCAAACGGCCGCAGCCTACACCGCACAGCTCCCTGTTAATCTTGGCGCCTGGACTAACAAGAGTGTTGGCAATGAATCCATTGCGCTGGAATTACCGCGCCCAGTTCCTGCTGGGGTTCCTGGTGTGTGCTGGCCTGCTGGGCTATGCGATCTTCCTGCAGCTGAAGATGGGGCTGGAGCCGTGCCCGCTGTGCATCTTCCAGCGCATCGCCTTCGCCGCGCTTGGGTTGTTGTTCCTGATCGGCGCGCTGCATGGCCCGCGGGATCGGCCCGGGCGCATCACCTATGGCGTGCTGGCCTTCATTGCCGCCGCCGTGGGCATCGGCATTGCCGGGCGCCATGTGTACGTGCAGCTGCTGCCCCAGGACATGGGCTCGAGCTGTGGGCCGCCGCTGTCGTTCCTGAGCGAGACCATGGGGCCGTTTGAAGTGTTCCGTACCGTGCTTACCGGTACCGGCAACTGCGGCAACATCGACTGGCAGTTCCTGGGGCTGACCATGCCCATGTGGAGCCTGGTGTGGTTCACCGTGCTGGGCCTGTGGGCGCTGGTGGTGTCGTTCCGCCGTCCTGCCCGTCGCTACTGATCTTTCTTCTGCTGGTTTACTGGATATTCCGATGACTGCCTCCGACCGTGCCACCCCTTCCGCTTCGCTGCCGACCGACTGGTCG
This is a stretch of genomic DNA from Stenotrophomonas rhizophila. It encodes these proteins:
- the rplQ gene encoding 50S ribosomal protein L17; translated protein: MRHMKSGRKFSRTSAHREAMFKNMAASLFKHELIKTTLPKAKELRRVAEPLITLAKVDSVANRRLAFARLRDNEAVGNLFTTLGPRYANRPGGYLRLLKCGFRAGDNAPMAYVELVDRPAAVAEAVEE
- a CDS encoding disulfide bond formation protein B; amino-acid sequence: MNPLRWNYRAQFLLGFLVCAGLLGYAIFLQLKMGLEPCPLCIFQRIAFAALGLLFLIGALHGPRDRPGRITYGVLAFIAAAVGIGIAGRHVYVQLLPQDMGSSCGPPLSFLSETMGPFEVFRTVLTGTGNCGNIDWQFLGLTMPMWSLVWFTVLGLWALVVSFRRPARRY